The Sphingobacteriales bacterium genomic interval TTTAATATTTCTCGAACTTACATCAATAAAAATCTGTGCATTGTTTTCGTTACTGGCAGCAATGGTATGCTCAATGGGTTTAAAAAACAAAAATGGTATCAGATAAGCCATTTGTGCTCTGTAACTGGAATATACCATAGAATTTCCGGCTGACAAATAAAGATATTTGAAGGGTTTCACCGTATAGATATTGGCAGCAAGGAATTTAGGATAAAAACTCTTTCTGACTGCCCCTCCTCCAAAATCATCAATAGAACTGCTATCTACCACTTCCGAGACCAGCCATGCATGTATATAATTGAATTCAAACCATTTAACAGGCTTAATATTCAGTTTGAGATAAGGAATTGATAATATTCTTCCGGAAAATATGACCGAACCATGATAATTACTCCCCCAGATAAAATGGTCTTTTCTGAAAGCAATTGAGCCCCATCTCCATGAATAACTTGCACCACCCCTGATATCACTGAAATCAGTTCCGTTTCCTTTATTATCCCTCCCGGGTAAATTAATCAGATATGATTTATCCACCAGTCGTTCACTTGCCCGGTTATCCCTGAAATTCACATAAAATCCCCATCTTTTATCAATGTAAGCGTTGGCTTCCAATCCTGTCCACTGATGCATCAGGCTGTTTTTCTGATTAATATAATACCTGAACCCGCCAATAGGATTTATAGATAAATTAAAAAGTGAATCCCGGTAATAAAATAAATCTGCCCGTTGTTCCTGTCTGTCCCTTATATGAGCAATTCTTTTAATCAGATGATCGGAATAAGAAAACTCATTGATCTCTTTGACAAACTCCTTCAAATAGAATTCAAGCTCTTCTGATTGCCGTTTATTCAATAATGATTTATTATTGTTGACCTCAGACAAAAGTCCGGAAATAGTAGCTCGCGAAAAAGGTTTGACAACCGAATTAATTTCTATTAACTGAAGGGAAGCCATTTCATCAAGAAATTCATATATCCTCTCACTTGACGGATGAACCGGTATGTCTTGTGAATACAGATGCTTGGCAAAGCAAAGAAAAAAGAGTAAGATAAATCTTATATATTTCATTTATTGGGAGTTACTTGCTTCTTGCGTTTTTAAAGATGATATTATACATCGCAAGGAAAAAATATTTAATATCTGTCAGAATTGGATTTTTAAAATACTGCTCCAGATAATTCAACTCCGATTTCTGAATTTCCTCCAGAGTTTTTGGCATATCGGCATAATAAGGTGGAATTAAACCTGGTTTGGTTTTCAGTCGTTTGTTTCTGACCTCTTCGCTGTAAAGATTAAGATAATGTGCACTCAAAGGCCTGACTCCGACAAGTTTCAGGTCGCCCCTGAAAAAATTAATAAACATTGGCAATTCATCCAGCCAGTATTTCCGCATAAAACGGCCTAAAGTGGTAATGCGGTAGTCATTGGCAAATTTTCCGCCTTCTGCCAGATTAAATCTTTCATAAACAAATTCCTGCAGGTATTCTGAATACGGATACATCGTCCGGAATTTATAGACATAAATCACCTTTCCGTTTTTCCCGATCCTTCTCATTTTAAAAAGTGCTCCATACGATGGATTAAAGTCATAAACCGGCTCCTTTATTTTCTTTGCAACAAAATACAGTAAGCCATTCATCACTTTTTCCTCCAAAAGTTTAAAACCACAGGAATACAGGCGCCCAAACATTTCCTGCTGCGACAACACCCTGTTGTGCCCCTGATTCAGAAAAAAATATAGTTTTCTTGTCAGAAACAGCTTAGGCATTACTCTTTTATAAATAAAATCAAAGAAATAATAAATATGGCTGATTCCAGGAGGCAATTTTGAAAATATTCTTCTCTTCCTCAAATCCTTTGTTTCCAGACATCCAATAAATATTCCCCCATTCCTTAACTTCTGATTAACTGCCTCCAAAAATTTATTAATTCTTCTGACATCATTTATCCTGTGCAGATTAATTAACGATTCATAATCGTTAAATGGTTGTTTTTCAATATTAAAAGTTGAAGTAGTTGAAAATATCAGATTGCGTAAGGAAGTGATATCAATAAATCTGGAAATAAACTGGTAAACATTTTTGCCAGATTCACGTTCGATAAGCTGCCTGTTCAGATCAACAATTTCCTTTATTTTCTCTTCGGGAACAGTAATCGCCAGAATGCTATTTATGGCATTTGTAATGGATGGATCGCTGGTAAGAATATTGATCCCTTCTTTACCATTTTCCTGTATCAGAGGTGGCCTGCCAATATCCTCCAGATCAATCTCAAGCTCGGCAGCTTTATCTGCATCAGCTGTCAGTCTTTTGTTGTAGAAAAAGAAAAGTGTCAGCACAATTTCAAGAAAGAATGACGAAAAATAAGTCCCGAAAAAAACCAACCTGGAATAGGATAACTTCTGCGAGGCAATCATAATGATAGAGATGATGGCAA includes:
- a CDS encoding sugar transferase, with product MKNRQLIFISGDIIVVTASFLFFVYLKPASLTTYLPNYLPSFLFYLFFWVLISVVFGKYKFVKKNNYILSLSPILRSNVVIIAIISIIMIASQKLSYSRLVFFGTYFSSFFLEIVLTLFFFYNKRLTADADKAAELEIDLEDIGRPPLIQENGKEGINILTSDPSITNAINSILAITVPEEKIKEIVDLNRQLIERESGKNVYQFISRFIDITSLRNLIFSTTSTFNIEKQPFNDYESLINLHRINDVRRINKFLEAVNQKLRNGGIFIGCLETKDLRKRRIFSKLPPGISHIYYFFDFIYKRVMPKLFLTRKLYFFLNQGHNRVLSQQEMFGRLYSCGFKLLEEKVMNGLLYFVAKKIKEPVYDFNPSYGALFKMRRIGKNGKVIYVYKFRTMYPYSEYLQEFVYERFNLAEGGKFANDYRITTLGRFMRKYWLDELPMFINFFRGDLKLVGVRPLSAHYLNLYSEEVRNKRLKTKPGLIPPYYADMPKTLEEIQKSELNYLEQYFKNPILTDIKYFFLAMYNIIFKNARSK
- a CDS encoding capsule assembly Wzi family protein — encoded protein: MKYIRFILLFFLCFAKHLYSQDIPVHPSSERIYEFLDEMASLQLIEINSVVKPFSRATISGLLSEVNNNKSLLNKRQSEELEFYLKEFVKEINEFSYSDHLIKRIAHIRDRQEQRADLFYYRDSLFNLSINPIGGFRYYINQKNSLMHQWTGLEANAYIDKRWGFYVNFRDNRASERLVDKSYLINLPGRDNKGNGTDFSDIRGGASYSWRWGSIAFRKDHFIWGSNYHGSVIFSGRILSIPYLKLNIKPVKWFEFNYIHAWLVSEVVDSSSIDDFGGGAVRKSFYPKFLAANIYTVKPFKYLYLSAGNSMVYSSYRAQMAYLIPFLFFKPIEHTIAASNENNAQIFIDVSSRNIKHLHFYGTFYVDEVNFGNFFDTAKHSNWFAYKAGVKISDLPIQNLFFLFEWTRTNPMVYKHYYPTSTFESNHYCLGSYLRDNAQEYYIRLTYRPLKKLHLNFDYTFAVKGPDYPDVRNDPNYFAGGKKFMRNVEWTAKIWRLYAGYELFHDALIYFEYSNSDISAINQTLLNKYTPAYYQGKNSTWSFGVNFGF